One Actinoplanes missouriensis 431 DNA segment encodes these proteins:
- a CDS encoding endonuclease/exonuclease/phosphatase family protein, producing the protein MSGVPLRVVSYNVHGMRDDRPALVGLIRELAPDVLVVQEAPRRFRWRDRCASLAADAGLVVAAGGLPALGNLLLVSLRVAVHRTWCLRYPLTPGRHMRGAVFAELSVRDAGRFVVTGSHLATDPAERPVQAARWKSEMPDLPFIVAADLNEGPGGSAWRMVADGLTGDDRDVPTFPAVLPQRRIDGLFVSPGIAIERYEIIGSDLARRASDHLPVVADLLLPSA; encoded by the coding sequence ATGTCCGGGGTCCCGCTGCGGGTGGTCAGTTACAACGTGCACGGCATGCGGGACGACCGGCCGGCTCTGGTCGGCCTGATCCGCGAGCTGGCCCCGGACGTCCTGGTGGTGCAGGAGGCGCCGCGCCGGTTCCGCTGGCGGGACCGGTGTGCCTCGCTGGCCGCCGACGCGGGCCTGGTGGTGGCGGCCGGCGGGCTGCCGGCGCTGGGCAACCTGCTGCTGGTCAGCCTCCGGGTGGCGGTGCATCGGACGTGGTGCCTGCGGTACCCGCTGACCCCGGGACGGCACATGCGCGGCGCGGTTTTCGCGGAGCTGTCGGTGCGGGATGCCGGTCGATTCGTGGTGACCGGGTCGCACCTGGCGACGGATCCGGCGGAGCGTCCCGTGCAGGCTGCGCGGTGGAAATCAGAAATGCCCGACTTGCCGTTTATTGTGGCCGCTGATCTCAACGAAGGGCCGGGCGGCAGCGCCTGGCGGATGGTGGCGGACGGCCTCACCGGCGACGACCGCGATGTCCCGACATTTCCGGCGGTGCTCCCGCAGCGGCGCATCGACGGTCTCTTCGTCTCGCCCGGCATAGCCATCGAGCGTTACGAGATCATCGGCTCCGACCTCGCCCGCCGGGCGAGTGATCATTTACCGGTCGTCGCTGATCTTCTACTCCCTTCCGCGTGA
- a CDS encoding flavin-containing monooxygenase, translating to MHDTPEPGDRGDAVCVVGAGASGLAAVKNLRELGFAVDCYERETSVGGAWNWRHDRSPVYAGTHLISSRPLTEFPDFPMPDSWPDYPHHSQVLQYLERYAEHFDLRRDIWFGMEVTSAVPAGDGRWDVTIRSTGVGESSRVQRYAAIVVANGHNWSPLTPEIPGEFRGQVMHARAYKDPARLRGRKVLVIGGGNTGCDIAVEAAQYAARVWHSTRRGYWFAPKYLFGRPADQVNDRLLRLRVPLRLRQWLYRRTVRLTVGDLTRFGLPAPDHRPYETHPIVNSQLPYYLGHGRIEPVPDVERYDDDGVVLAGGGRIEPDLVITATGYRPRFDFLAPELLDTDEHGRPDLHLHAFARRHPTLAVIGLLQPDSGVFPLAHWQSVAVARWLRLRVTDPDRAAAVQQKESARPLGSWSRRRVVPTQRHWFEVDHVDYLRSVESLLERMEPAR from the coding sequence GTGCACGACACCCCCGAGCCGGGCGACCGTGGCGACGCCGTCTGTGTCGTCGGCGCCGGCGCCAGCGGCCTGGCCGCCGTCAAGAACCTGCGTGAGCTGGGCTTCGCCGTCGACTGCTACGAGCGTGAGACCTCCGTCGGCGGCGCCTGGAACTGGCGTCACGACCGCAGCCCGGTCTATGCCGGCACCCATCTGATCTCGTCCCGGCCGCTCACCGAGTTCCCCGACTTCCCGATGCCGGACAGCTGGCCCGACTACCCCCACCACAGTCAGGTCCTGCAGTACCTGGAGCGGTACGCCGAGCACTTCGATCTGAGGCGCGACATCTGGTTCGGCATGGAGGTCACCTCCGCGGTCCCGGCCGGTGACGGCAGGTGGGATGTCACGATCAGGTCCACCGGTGTGGGTGAGTCGTCCCGGGTGCAGCGCTACGCCGCCATCGTGGTCGCCAACGGCCACAACTGGTCGCCGCTCACGCCGGAGATCCCGGGGGAGTTCCGGGGGCAGGTGATGCACGCCCGGGCGTACAAGGATCCGGCTCGGCTGCGCGGCCGCAAGGTCCTGGTGATCGGCGGCGGCAACACCGGCTGCGACATCGCGGTGGAGGCGGCCCAGTACGCGGCGCGGGTCTGGCACTCCACCCGCCGGGGGTACTGGTTCGCCCCGAAATACCTGTTCGGCCGCCCCGCCGACCAGGTCAACGACCGTCTGCTGCGGCTGCGCGTGCCGTTGCGGCTGCGCCAGTGGCTCTACCGCCGGACCGTGCGGCTGACCGTCGGCGACCTCACCCGGTTCGGCCTGCCGGCACCCGATCATCGGCCGTACGAGACGCATCCGATCGTCAACAGCCAGCTGCCGTACTACCTGGGACACGGCCGGATCGAGCCGGTGCCGGACGTGGAGCGCTACGACGACGACGGCGTGGTGCTGGCCGGCGGCGGCCGGATCGAGCCCGACCTGGTGATCACCGCGACCGGTTACCGGCCGCGGTTCGACTTCCTCGCCCCCGAGCTGCTCGACACCGACGAGCACGGCCGGCCCGACCTGCACCTGCACGCGTTCGCCCGCAGACACCCGACGCTCGCGGTGATCGGCCTGCTGCAGCCGGACTCCGGGGTCTTCCCGCTCGCGCACTGGCAGAGCGTCGCCGTGGCCCGCTGGCTGCGGCTGCGCGTCACCGATCCGGACCGGGCCGCCGCGGTGCAGCAGAAGGAGTCCGCCCGCCCGCTGGGCAGCTGGTCGCGGCGCCGGGTGGTGCCGACCCAGCGGCACTGGTTCGAGGTGGACCACGTGGACTACCTGCGCTCCGTGGAGAGCCTGCTGGAGCGGATGGAGCCGGCCCGATGA
- a CDS encoding alpha/beta hydrolase has product MSLLRSAGRTGPMSLLRSAGRTGPMSLLRSAARTGPMSLLRFADWTDPVPAAEREVVSRLPEDGTGQPPLLFVPGRGHTAAIFAEHWLGHAAGRGFPGYAVTPRPGGDLRAFVHDTIQVAASMPRQAVLIGHGLGALTVARALGRYPARAAVLVAPRVFPRLPLSRGWELPDPVGAPPILVAGSPDDRVVKRPALDRAAARYGGAPLLFPGMGHDLMTGESWAEPIDAILDWLEKSLPVPGH; this is encoded by the coding sequence ATGAGCCTTCTTCGCTCCGCCGGCCGCACCGGCCCGATGAGCCTGCTTCGCTCCGCCGGCCGCACCGGCCCGATGAGCCTTCTTCGCTCCGCCGCCCGCACCGGCCCGATGAGCCTGCTTCGCTTCGCTGACTGGACCGACCCGGTGCCGGCGGCCGAGCGGGAGGTCGTCTCCCGCCTGCCCGAGGACGGCACCGGTCAGCCGCCGCTGCTCTTCGTCCCCGGCCGCGGGCACACCGCCGCGATCTTCGCCGAGCATTGGCTGGGGCACGCCGCCGGTCGCGGTTTTCCCGGGTACGCGGTGACCCCACGCCCGGGCGGCGACCTGCGGGCGTTCGTCCACGACACGATCCAGGTGGCCGCCTCGATGCCCCGGCAGGCCGTACTGATCGGGCACGGGCTCGGTGCGCTGACGGTGGCGCGGGCGCTGGGCCGCTATCCGGCGCGGGCCGCGGTGCTCGTCGCTCCGCGCGTCTTTCCCCGTCTTCCCCTGTCCCGAGGCTGGGAGCTGCCGGATCCGGTGGGCGCGCCGCCGATCCTGGTCGCCGGCAGCCCGGACGACCGGGTCGTCAAGCGCCCGGCCCTGGACCGTGCCGCCGCCCGGTACGGCGGTGCGCCGCTGCTCTTCCCCGGCATGGGTCACGACCTGATGACCGGCGAGAGCTGGGCCGAGCCGATCGACGCGATCCTGGACTGGCTGGAGAAGTCGTTACCGGTGCCAGGCCACTGA
- a CDS encoding alpha,alpha-trehalose-phosphate synthase (UDP-forming) — protein sequence MRQSSLVVVANRLPLDDNAAPDGACEWRRSPGGLAGALHAILEQAPATWVGWAGGVGPAPTLTDIGGLRLRPVSLSADELRGYYEGFANSTLWPLYHDAVQQPVFDRNWWETYRSVNARFAEAAAEVAEHAGVVWVQDYHLQLVPGMLRELRPDLLIGFFMHVPFPPPELYMQLPRRVELLRGMLGADLVGFQREQAAHNVAQLATKLLGAHATDDAITVDGRTVRTGAFPVSIDVAEMRALASRPDVLRQSEQLRHDLGQPKRVLLSVDRLDYTKGIEHRLTAYSELLRAGHVKVRDTVMVQVAVPSRERVESYQDLRDRIEGEVGRINGEFGRVGEPAIHYLNQPFARSQLAALYRTADVMVVTPLRDGMNLVAKEFVAAREDGRGALVLSEFAGAAAELPQAFLVNPHDVDGLKDTLLRAMSADPAELAARMTAMRDHLAGHDIQSWARAYLTALDHTGSLAERLAGDRAPAASVAWHR from the coding sequence ATGCGCCAGAGTTCGCTCGTCGTTGTGGCCAACCGCCTGCCGCTGGATGACAACGCCGCCCCGGACGGCGCGTGCGAATGGCGCCGCAGTCCGGGCGGGCTGGCCGGTGCCCTGCACGCGATCCTGGAGCAGGCGCCCGCCACCTGGGTCGGCTGGGCCGGCGGGGTGGGCCCGGCGCCGACCCTGACGGACATCGGTGGCCTGCGGTTGCGGCCCGTGTCACTGAGCGCGGACGAGCTGCGGGGCTATTACGAAGGGTTCGCGAACTCGACGCTCTGGCCGCTCTACCACGACGCGGTGCAACAGCCGGTGTTCGACCGGAACTGGTGGGAGACGTACCGCAGCGTCAACGCCCGCTTCGCCGAGGCCGCGGCCGAGGTCGCCGAGCACGCTGGCGTGGTCTGGGTGCAGGACTACCACCTGCAACTGGTGCCGGGGATGCTCCGCGAGCTGCGCCCCGATCTGCTGATCGGCTTCTTCATGCACGTGCCTTTCCCGCCGCCCGAGCTCTACATGCAGCTTCCCCGCCGGGTCGAGCTGCTGCGCGGGATGCTCGGCGCCGACCTGGTCGGCTTCCAGCGGGAGCAGGCCGCGCACAACGTCGCCCAGCTCGCCACGAAGCTGCTCGGCGCGCACGCCACCGACGACGCGATCACCGTGGACGGGCGGACCGTACGCACCGGCGCGTTCCCGGTCTCCATCGACGTCGCCGAGATGCGGGCCCTCGCCAGCCGCCCGGACGTGCTGCGCCAGTCCGAACAGCTGCGGCACGACCTCGGGCAGCCGAAACGGGTGCTGCTCAGCGTGGACCGGCTCGACTACACCAAGGGGATCGAGCACCGGCTCACCGCGTACAGCGAACTGCTGCGGGCCGGGCACGTGAAGGTCCGGGACACCGTGATGGTCCAGGTGGCCGTGCCGAGCCGGGAACGGGTGGAGAGCTATCAGGACCTGCGCGACCGGATCGAGGGCGAGGTGGGCCGGATCAACGGCGAGTTCGGCCGGGTCGGCGAGCCCGCGATCCACTACCTCAACCAGCCGTTCGCCCGCTCCCAGCTGGCCGCCCTCTACCGGACCGCGGACGTCATGGTGGTGACCCCGCTGCGGGACGGCATGAACCTGGTCGCCAAGGAGTTCGTGGCGGCCCGTGAGGACGGTCGCGGCGCGCTGGTGCTCAGCGAGTTCGCCGGGGCGGCCGCGGAGCTGCCGCAGGCCTTTCTGGTGAACCCGCACGACGTCGACGGGCTCAAGGACACCCTGCTGCGGGCGATGTCCGCCGACCCGGCCGAACTGGCGGCGCGGATGACGGCGATGCGCGATCATCTGGCCGGGCACGACATCCAATCCTGGGCGCGGGCCTATCTGACCGCTTTGGATCACACCGGCAGCCTCGCCGAGCGGCTCGCCGGCGACCGCGCCCCGGCCGCGTCAGTGGCCTGGCACCGGTAA
- a CDS encoding lysophospholipid acyltransferase family protein, whose product MFYWLLKLVVLGPLLRLVFRPKVEGLENVPRTGPVILACNHLSFSDSIFTPLIMRRKVTFVAKAEYFTGKGIKGWFSRMFFVGAGTIPVDRSGGEAAQAALDTLLRVLREGNVAGIYPEGTRSPDGRLYRGKTGVARLALESGAPVVPVALLNTDEIQPTGTLIPSVKRVRIRIGQPLDFSRYAQSRGDRFVERAITDEIMYELMVLSGREYVDVYASTLKEPVAAA is encoded by the coding sequence GTGTTCTACTGGCTGCTGAAGTTGGTGGTCCTCGGACCATTGCTGAGACTTGTCTTCCGCCCGAAGGTGGAAGGCCTGGAGAACGTTCCCCGGACGGGTCCGGTGATCCTGGCCTGTAATCATCTCTCGTTCTCCGACTCGATCTTTACCCCGCTGATCATGCGGCGGAAAGTGACCTTCGTCGCCAAGGCCGAATACTTCACCGGCAAGGGGATCAAGGGGTGGTTCTCCCGGATGTTCTTCGTCGGCGCCGGGACGATCCCGGTGGACCGTTCGGGTGGCGAGGCGGCCCAGGCGGCCCTGGACACGCTGCTGCGGGTGCTGCGCGAGGGCAACGTCGCCGGCATCTACCCGGAGGGCACCCGTTCGCCGGACGGGCGGCTCTACCGCGGTAAGACCGGCGTGGCCCGGCTCGCCCTGGAGAGCGGCGCCCCGGTGGTGCCGGTGGCGCTGCTGAACACCGACGAGATCCAGCCGACCGGCACGCTGATCCCGTCGGTGAAGCGGGTCCGGATCAGGATCGGTCAGCCGCTCGACTTCTCCCGCTACGCGCAGAGCCGCGGCGACCGCTTCGTCGAACGCGCGATCACCGACGAGATCATGTACGAGCTGATGGTCCTCTCCGGCCGCGAGTACGTCGACGTCTACGCCTCGACCCTTAAAGAGCCGGTAGCGGCGGCCTGA
- a CDS encoding Crp/Fnr family transcriptional regulator produces the protein MDHRLPDSGDALTGVEMFAGLEPDVRQRVIATAVPRHYRKGQILFVEHDPGDSLIIMKRGAVAVFRTAPTGERAVLTVVRPPDVLGEVSLLDASTRSASAEAIEDSQALSLSRAAFMDLVHSNPRILDAVMRSVGGLIRRLTEQNADHVFLDLPGRVAKTLVRLSGESQAPMITIELNQSQLAEMAGGSRQSVNQAIGSFANRGWLRTEGRRIVVTDVQALKRRAGMN, from the coding sequence GTGGATCATCGTTTGCCGGATTCCGGCGACGCGCTCACCGGCGTGGAAATGTTTGCGGGGCTGGAGCCGGACGTTCGGCAGCGCGTCATCGCCACCGCCGTTCCGCGCCACTACCGCAAGGGTCAGATCCTTTTCGTCGAGCACGACCCCGGCGACTCTCTGATCATCATGAAACGGGGCGCCGTCGCGGTCTTCCGCACCGCACCGACCGGTGAGCGCGCCGTGCTCACCGTGGTCCGACCACCCGACGTGCTCGGCGAGGTCTCGCTGCTCGACGCCTCGACCCGCAGCGCGTCCGCCGAGGCGATCGAGGACTCCCAGGCGCTCTCGCTGTCCCGGGCCGCGTTCATGGACCTGGTGCACTCCAACCCACGCATCCTGGACGCCGTGATGCGCTCGGTCGGCGGCCTGATCCGGCGGCTCACCGAGCAGAACGCCGACCACGTCTTCCTCGACCTGCCCGGCCGGGTCGCCAAGACCCTGGTCCGGCTCTCCGGCGAGAGCCAGGCGCCGATGATCACCATCGAGCTCAACCAGAGCCAGCTCGCCGAGATGGCCGGCGGCTCCCGGCAGAGCGTCAACCAGGCGATCGGCTCGTTCGCCAACCGCGGCTGGCTGCGCACCGAGGGCCGGCGCATCGTGGTGACCGACGTGCAGGCCCTCAAGCGCCGCGCAGGGATGAATTAA